In a genomic window of Brassica rapa cultivar Chiifu-401-42 chromosome A10, CAAS_Brap_v3.01, whole genome shotgun sequence:
- the LOC103845395 gene encoding UDP-galactose/UDP-glucose transporter 5B, which translates to MAEAETVNGVKEENKLWKGVFAVSGIMFTLVIYGLLQEKIMRVPYGLNKEFFKYSLFLVFCNRLTTSAVSAAALLASKKVLDPVAPVYKYCLISVTNILTTTCQYEALKYVSFPVQTLAKCAKMIPVMVWGTLIMQKKYKGFDYFVAFLVTLGCSVFILFPAGDDISPYNKGRENTVWGVSLMAGYLGFDGFTSTFQDKLFKGYNMEIHNQIFYTALCSCVLSFTGLILQGHLLLAVDFVSRHRDCLLDIALLSTVATASQFFISYTIRTFGALTFAAIMTTRQLASIMLSCIWFSHPLSWEQCIGSVIVFGSLYAKNLLNNKKSQSQPLPPELPQYEKAEGS; encoded by the exons ATGGCGGAGGCGGAGACAGTAAACGGAGTGAAGGAGGAGAACAAATTATGGAAAGGTGTATTCGCGGTTTCGGGCATTATGTTTACTCTTGTCATCTATGGTCTTCTTCAG GAGAAGATAATGAGAGTTCCTTATGGGTTGAACAAAGAGTTCTTTAAGTACTCTTTGTTTCTCGTTTTCTGCAATCGCCTCACGACTTCAGCTGTCTCTGCTGCTGCTTTACTG GCAAGCAAGAAAGTTTTGGATCCTGTAGCTCCGGTTTATAAGTATTGCCTTATTTCAGTCACTAACATTTTAACCACTACATGCCAATATGAG GCTCTCAAGTATGTGAGCTTCCCAGTCCAAACTCTAGCTAAATGTGCCAAAATGATACCAGTCATG GTATGGGGAACTCTCATCATGCAGAAAAAGTACAAGGGGTTTGACTATTTTGTGGCTTTTCTGGTGACTCTCGGCTGCTCTGTCTTTATTCTTTTTCCG GCAGGAGATGATATAAGTCCGTACAATAAGGGAAGGGAAAATACTGTTTGGGGTGTTTCCCTTATGGCCGGTTATCTTGG GTTCGATGGCTTTACAAGCACATTCCAAGACAAACTCTTTAAAGGATATAATATGGAGATACATAACCAGATATTCTACACAGCActttgttcttgtgttcttaGTTTCACTGGACTAATATTGCAAGGCCATTTGCTACTAGCTGTTGATTTTGTTTCTCGGCATAGAGATTGTCTACTCGACATCGCTCTGCTTTCCACT GTTGCAACAGCGAGCCAGTTCTTCATTTCTTACACCATTAGGACATTTGGTGCTCTAACATTCGCTGCTATCATGACGACGAGACAG CTTGCAAGCATCATGCTCTCATGCATTTGGTTCTCTCATCCGCTTAGCTGGGAGCAATGTATTGGATCG GTCATCGTTTTCGGGTCTTTATATGCGAAAAACTTACTGAACAACAAGAAATCACAAAGCCAACCGCTGCCTCCAGAACTTCCCCAATACGAAAAGGCTGAGGGCTCTTGA
- the LOC103845392 gene encoding 18.1 kDa class I heat shock protein encodes MSLIPSFFGGRRSNAFNPFSLDAWDPFEGFFTPSSLANASGSTAREMAAFTNARVDWKETPEAHMFKADLPGLKKEEVKVEVEDKNILQISGERSKENEEKSDKWHRVERASGKFMRRFKLPENAKMEEVKAAMENGVLTVTVPKAPEKKPEVKSIDISG; translated from the coding sequence ATGTCTCTAATCCCAAGCTTTTTTGGAGGACGGAGATCAAACGCTTTTAACCCCTTCTCGCTAGATGCATGGGATCCATTCGAAGGATTCTTCACTCCTTCCTCGTTAGCAAACGCATCCGGTTCAACCGCTCGTGAAATGGCAGCGTTTACAAACGCAAGAGTGGACTGGAAGGAGACTCCTGAGGCACACATGTTCAAAGCCGACTTGCCTGgattgaagaaagaggaagtGAAGGTTGAGGTTGAAGACAAGAACATACTTCAGATAAGCGGAGAGAGGAGCAAGGAGAACGAAGAGAAGAGCGACAAATGGCACCGTGTGGAGAGGGCAAGCGGGAAGTTTATGAGGAGGTTTAAGTTACCTGAGAATGCTAAGATGGAAGAAGTGAAGGCGGCGATGGAGAACGGTGTGCTTACGGTTACGGTGCCGAAAGCTCCTGAGAAGAAGCCTGAGGTCAAGTCTATCGACATCTCTGGCTAA
- the LOC103845390 gene encoding probable receptor-like protein kinase At5g59700 — translation MGGEKFGFLIWVSSISCLLCLCHGYVPADNYLINYGSPNNVTVTGRVFISDTLASNLLTSTSETLAASNRNSVSDIYQTARIFTGISKYRFSVAPGRHWLRLHFSPFHYQTFQMESAKFSVSSQTHVFLSDFTVKSRVIMKEYYLNVVTDHLELTFTPSRNSFAFVNALEVVSVPDTLFNGDPSFAGSHGSFNELSLQALETVHRLNMGGPRVTPDNDTLSRTWETDSEFLVEKNLVKNVSKIPSVRYKPEFATEETAPKSVYGTCSEMNSGANPASNFNVTWEFEVETGFKYFLRFHFCDIVSKSLNQLYFNLYVDSMMVVRDLDLSSYEINALAVAYVMDFVTESEKKSDRIRVSIGRSSIHGVYPDGILNGLEIMKMNNSKGQFSTGTFLPAGGLTKKKNVGLIVGATVGSLIALVVLGGFFILFKKRRGVNHSKTWTPLSTSGSGATVASLASNSSYRIPLAAVKEATNSFDENRAIGVGGFGRVYKGVLQDGTQVAVKRGNPKSQQGFAEFKTEIEMLSQFRHRHLVSLIGYCDENREMILVYEYMENGTLKSHLYGSGLPTLSWKQRLEICIGSARGLHYLHTGDSKSVIHRDVKSANILLDENLMAKVADFGLSKTGPEIDQTHVSTAVKGSFGYLDPEYFRRQQLTEKSDVYSFGVVMFEVLCARPVIDPTLPRETVNLAEWAMKWQKKGQLEHVIDQSLRGEIVPDSLRKFGETGEKCLADYGVDRPSMGDVLWNLEYALQLQEAGVDCDQEDDNSTNMIGELPLRFNDYNNRGDTSVSVGVVTREGRFGEGEEEESCVDDLSGVSMSKVFSQLVKSEGR, via the coding sequence ATGGGTGGTGAAAAGTTTGGATTTTTGATCTGGGTTTCATCCATTTCTTGCCTACTCTGCCTCTGCCATGGATACGTACCTGCGGATAACTACCTCATCAACTATGGATCACCCAACAATGTCACTGTGACCGGTCGTGTGTTCATCTCTGATACCCTTGCCTCAAACCTCTTAACCTCTACCAGCGAAACCCTCGCCGCAAGTAACCGCAACTCTGTTTCAGATATCTACCAGACGGCGAGAATCTTCACCGGAATCTCCAAGTACAGATTCTCCGTCGCTCCAGGCCGTCACTGGCTTCGTCTCCATTTCAGTCCTTTTCATTACCAAACCTTCCAAATGGAGTCAGCCAAATTCTCTGTCTCGTCGCAGACACATGTCTTCTTGAGTGATTTCACCGTGAAGTCAAGAGTTATTATGAAGGAGTATTATCTGAACGTAGTCACGGATCATCTCGAGCTCACGTTTACTCCCTCCCGTAACTCGTTCGCATTTGTCAACGCACTCGAGGTTGTCTCGGTTCCTGATACACTGTTCAACGGTGATCCTTCGTTCGCGGGGAGTCACGGGAGCTTTAACGAGTTGTCATTGCAAGCTCTCGAGACGGTTCATAGATTAAACATGGGCGGTCCGCGCGTTACACCTGATAACGACACTCTTTCGAGGACTTGGGAGACAGATTCTGAGTTTCTAGTAGAGAAGAATCTAGTCAAGAACGTGTCTAAGATTCCAAGCGTTCGTTATAAACCCGAGTTCGCAACGGAGGAGACTGCTCCTAAAAGTGTATACGGTACTTGCAGCGAGATGAACTCCGGGGCTAACCCGGCTAGCAATTTCAACGTGACGTGGGAGTTCGAAGTCGAAACCGGTTTCAAGTACTTTCTCCGGTTCCATTTCTGCGATATCGTGAGCAAGTCGCTAAACCAGCTCTACTTCAATCTTTACGTTGACTCGATGATGGTTGTGAGGGATCTTGATCTAAGCTCTTATGAAATAAACGCTCTAGCCGTTGCATACGTGATGGATTTTGTGACGGAATCAGAAAAGAAGAGTGATAGAATCCGTGTGAGCATTGGTCGGTCGAGTATACACGGTGTTTACCCTGATGGGATTCTAAACGGGTTAGAGATCATGAAGATGAATAACTCCAAAGGTCAGTTTAGTACAGGGACGTTTCTCCCTGCTGGTGGTTTAACCAAGAAGAAGAATGTTGGTTTGATCGTTGGTGCAACGGTTGGTTCTTTGATTGCTTTAGTGGTTCTTGGAGGTTTCTTTATACTGTTCAAGAAACGAAGAGGAGTTAATCACTCAAAGACTTGGACTCCTTTGTCTACCAGTGGAAGTGGAGCTACTGTTGCGAGTTTAGCTTCTAACTCAAGCTACAGAATCCCTCTAGCAGCTGTTAAAGAGGCGACAAACAGCTTCGACGAGAACCGTGCTATTGGAGTGGGAGGTTTTGGTAGAGTGTACAAAGGAGTGCTTCAAGACGGCACGCAAGTAGCTGTTAAAAGAGGCAACCCCAAGTCACAACAAGGCTTTGCGGAGTTCAAGACGGAGATCGAGATGTTGTCTCAGTTCCGACACCGACATTTGGTGTCTTTGATCGGTTACTGCGACGAGAACAGGGAGATGATTCTTGTTTACGAGTACATGGAGAACGGAACGTTGAAGAGTCATCTCTACGGCTCTGGTTTACCTACCTTGAGTTGGAAGCAACGTCTCGAGATATGTATTGGATCAGCTAGAGGGTTGCATTATCTCCACACCGGTGACTCCAAATCAGTGATCCATAGAGATGTGAAGTCTGCGAACATATTGCTAGACGAGAATCTCATGGCGAAAGTTGCGGACTTTGGACTGTCTAAGACCGGACCAGAGATAGACCAGACACATGTGAGTACAGCTGTCAAAGGAAGCTTCGGTTATCTCGACCCTGAGTACTTTAGAAGACAGCAGCTCACTGAGAAGTCAGATGTTTACTCGTTCGGAGTCGTTATGTTCGAGGTTCTCTGCGCGAGGCCCGTTATAGACCCGACGCTTCCTAGAGAGACGGTGAACTTAGCGGAGTGGGCGATGAAGTGGCAGAAGAAAGGACAGCTTGAGCATGTTATTGATCAGTCGCTGCGCGGTGAGATCGTACCTGATTCGCTTAGGAAGTTTGGTGAGACGGGAGAGAAGTGTTTAGCTGATTATGGAGTCGATAGGCCGTCGATGGGAGATGTGTTGTGGAATCTTGAGTATGCTTTGCAGCTTCAAGAAGCTGGGGTTGATTGTGATCAAGAAGATGATAATAGTACCAACATGATCGGTGAGTTGCCTTTACGGTTTAATGATTATAACAACCGTGGAGACACGAGTGTTAGTGTTGGTGTAGTAACTAGAGAGGGACGgtttggagaaggagaagaagaagagtcgtGTGTTGATGATCTTTCAGGTGTTTCCATGAGTAAAGTCTTCTCACAGCTCGTTAAATCTGAAGGACGATAA
- the LOC103845391 gene encoding probable NOT transcription complex subunit VIP2, giving the protein MSMLGNSYHTGGGPLSQNHAQSVNNMMLSDHSNDSSLFDINNDFSQRSSRPGSASGNQGQLGSASKMKTFLPYLDFKRASFNRLSYELLFYTFYSSNYCSSMPKDQAHLYAADELYDRGWFYHKELRLWLFRDGEPLVRTAVYERGTYECLDPNSFKTVGKETFCCPVRAYGKETKLSAEIDFK; this is encoded by the exons ATGTCTATGCTGGGGAACTCGTATCACACTGGTGGCGGCCCACTTTCGCAGAACCATGCTCAGTCAGTTAACAATATGATGCTCAGTGATCACTCTAACGACAGTTCACTTTTTGACATCAATAACGATTTCTCCCAGCGGTCAAGTCGTCCTGGTTCCGCTAGTGGCAATCAAGGACAACTCG GTTCCGCATCCAAAATGAAGACTTTCCTGCCCTACCTGGATTTTAAG CGAGCAAGCTTCAACAGGTTATCCTATGAGTTATTGTTCTACACATTTTACAG TTCTAACTATTGTTCCAGTATGCCAAAAGACCAAGCACATCTATACGCAGCAGATGAact TTATGATAGAGGTTGGTTTTACCACAAGGAACTCAGATTATGGTTATTTAGAGATGGGGAACCTTTGGTCAGAACAGCTGTATATGAAAGAGGAACATACGAGTGCCTTGATCCAAACTCGTTCAAAACAGTCggaaag GAAACATTCTGTTGTCCAGTACGAGCATATGGAAAAGAGACCAAGCTTTCTGCAGAAATTGACTTTAAGTAG
- the LOC103845394 gene encoding exocyst complex component EXO70H1-like, with amino-acid sequence MGKHLFRSSPPQEKQTAHQSLAETAVQECMSDITTVISKWTSSSDEFLFSTNSRSEAEEFVEVVRHLHSTMHRLVAVNPSSEKLIYAQNLMQSAMNLLESEFHRVLKENKQYLHPESVSLRSCRSSRRFSTSTVTSISDSEDEGGGSYEENPAAADEHRFSGGDSDAMDDLKMIADCMISTGYAKECVKVYKTVRRSIVDETLHSLSVERLTLHQIQKMDWEILEPKIKSWLQAAKLAVRKLFFGERILADHVFSSSTNIVEASFTDITQEGALTLFSFPEHAAKIKKLSPEKMFRFLDMYESLANLFVEIESIFYFDSAAAVRSQVINSLAKLGDAVRFMMSDFETAIQKEASKTLIVGGGVHPLTRYVMNYLSFLADYDESISVIFENWQLTVPSPLPESLFISGGGDDAHPEDLYSSPVSKRIAWVILLTLCKIDGKAQPYKDVALSYLFLANNLQYVVVKVRSSNLRLLLGDDWVVRHEGKVNQYAEKFEKLAWGKVLTSLPENPAEEITPEEARALFARFNDEFEAAYRKQISWVIPDPNLRDRIKISLSQKLMLVCTEFYEVNRFGLGGDAFNVRYTPEDIGNYLSDLYFGSRGSGSSSTTTGSGSGTGSTTTGKSRGGRSH; translated from the coding sequence ATGGGGAAACACTTGTTCCGATCATCACCTCCACAGGAGAAACAAACAGCTCACCAATCTCTCGCGGAAACAGCTGTGCAAGAGTGTATGAGCGACATCACCACCGTCATCTCCAAATGGACTTCCTCCTCCGACGAGTTCCTCTTCTCCACCAACAGTCGCAGCGAAGCAGAGGAGTTCGTTGAAGTCGTCAGGCATTTGCACAGCACCATGCACCGCCTGGTCGCCGTCAACCCCTCCTCGGAGAAGCTCATCTACGCGCAGAACCTCATGCAGTCCGCGATGAACCTCCTCGAATCTGAGTTCCACCGAGTCTTGAAGGAGAACAAACAGTACCTACACCCTGAATCCGTCTCTCTACGGTCTTGCAGATCGTCGAGAAGATTCAGCACCTCGACGGTGACTAGCATCTCCGACTCTGAAGACGAAGGCGGCGGCTCGTACGAGGAAAACCCCGCCGCCGCCGACGAGCATAGATTCTCCGGCGGAGATTCCGACGCCATGGACGATCTCAAGATGATCGCGGACTGTATGATCTCCACGGGATACGCTAAAGAATGCGTTAAAGTCTACAAAACCGTGCGGAGATCCATCGTCGACGAGACGCTTCACAGCTTATCGGTGGAGAGATTGACTCTGCATCAGATTCAGAAGATGGATTGGGAGATTCTCGAGCCCAAGATCAAGTCGTGGCTACAAGCTGCGAAGCTAGCCGTTAGGAAACTCTTCTTCGGGGAGAGGATCCTCGCCGACCACGTGTTCTCATCCTCCACTAACATAGTCGAAGCTTCTTTCACCGATATCACACAAGAGGGAGCCTTAACGCTCTTCTCCTTCCCGGAACACGCCGCGAAGATCAAGAAACTATCGCCGGAGAAAATGTTCCGGTTCCTCGACATGTACGAGTCGCTCGCGAACCTCTTCGTGGAGATCGAGTCGATATTCTACTTCGACTCGGCCGCGGCAGTTAGGTCTCAGGTGATCAACTCGTTAGCCAAACTCGGCGATGCGGTTAGGTTCATGATGAGTGATTTCGAGACCGCGATTCAGAAAGAAGCGTCGAAAACGCTGATCGTCGGCGGCGGCGTTCACCCGCTCACTCGTTACGTCATGAACTACCTCTCCTTCCTCGCGGATTACGACGAGTCTATCTCCGTCATCTTCGAGAACTGGCAGCTCACCGTGCCGTCTCCCTTGCCGGAGTCTTTGTTCATCAGCGGCGGCGGAGACGATGCTCATCCGGAGGATTTGTACTCGTCTCCGGTGTCCAAACGAATCGCGTGGGTGATTCTTCTGACTCTTTGCAAAATCGACGGTAAAGCTCAGCCGTATAAAGACGTGGCACTATCTTACCTCTTCCTCGCGAACAATCTCCAATACGTCGTCGTTAAGGTCCGTTCCTCTAACCTGAGGCTCCTCCTCGGAGACGACTGGGTGGTGAGGCACGAGGGGAAGGTGAATCAGTACGCGGAGAAGTTCGAGAAGCTCGCGTGGGGGAAAGTGCTGACGTCGTTACCGGAGAATCCCGCGGAGGAGATTACGCCGGAGGAGGCTAGAGCGCTGTTCGCTAGGTTCAACGACGAGTTCGAGGCGGCGTACCGGAAACAGATATCGTGGGtcatacccgacccgaaccttAGGGATCGGATTAAAATCTCGCTGAGTCAGAAACTCATGCTGGTTTGCACCGAGTTTTACGAGGTAAACCGGTTCGGTTTGGGAGGAGATGCGTTTAATGTCAGATATACCCCTGAAGATATAGGAAATTACCTCTCGGATCTGTACTTTGGAAGCAGAGGCTCGGGGAGTTCCTCGACGACAACCGGATCTGGATCCGGAACCGGTTCGACGACAACGGGTAAATCTCGGGGAGGACGTAGCCATTGA